In a single window of the Synechococcus sp. HK05 genome:
- the dapB gene encoding 4-hydroxy-tetrahydrodipicolinate reductase produces MTASSAPASPSSSQPIAVVVAGALGRMGAEVVKAVNAAPNCRLIGAIDTTAGKEGADVGLELGLGELEVAITADFEGCLCQASQAVRNDGPGAGAVLVDFTHPSVVYEHTRGAIAYGVHPVIGTTGLSPEQLQDLATFADKASVGGAVIPNFSVGMVLLQQAAAAAARFYDFAELTELHHNRKADAPSGTCIKTAELMEELGKSFNPQQVEEHETLTGCRGGERPSGLRLHSLRLPGLVAHQEVMFGAPGETYTLRHDTIDRSAYMPGVLLSVRKVRQLGGLVYGLERLL; encoded by the coding sequence ATGACCGCCAGTTCGGCTCCCGCCAGCCCCTCCAGCAGCCAGCCCATTGCGGTGGTGGTGGCTGGAGCCCTGGGGCGCATGGGCGCTGAGGTGGTGAAGGCCGTGAACGCAGCGCCCAACTGCCGCCTGATCGGTGCGATTGACACCACCGCCGGCAAGGAAGGCGCGGATGTGGGCTTAGAGCTGGGCCTCGGTGAACTCGAGGTGGCGATCACCGCCGACTTCGAGGGCTGCCTCTGCCAGGCCAGCCAGGCGGTGCGGAACGACGGCCCCGGCGCCGGCGCGGTGCTGGTGGATTTCACCCATCCCTCCGTTGTGTACGAGCACACCCGCGGCGCCATCGCCTATGGCGTGCACCCGGTGATCGGCACCACGGGCCTCAGCCCAGAGCAACTGCAGGATCTGGCCACCTTTGCTGACAAGGCCTCGGTGGGTGGGGCGGTGATCCCCAACTTCTCCGTGGGCATGGTGTTGCTCCAGCAGGCCGCCGCCGCCGCCGCCCGCTTCTACGACTTCGCCGAGCTCACCGAGCTGCACCACAACCGCAAGGCCGATGCCCCCAGCGGCACCTGCATCAAAACGGCTGAGCTGATGGAAGAGCTTGGTAAATCCTTCAATCCCCAGCAGGTGGAGGAGCATGAAACTCTCACTGGCTGCCGCGGCGGTGAGCGCCCCAGCGGCCTGCGCCTGCACTCGCTCCGTCTGCCCGGCCTGGTGGCCCACCAGGAGGTGATGTTCGGCGCCCCTGGGGAGACTTACACCCTCCGCCACGACACGATTGATCGCTCCGCCTACATGCCCGGGGTGCTGCTGAGCGTG
- a CDS encoding magnesium chelatase subunit H: MFTQVRSASRRVSPGEVNGRAVMKAVYVVLEPQYQNALTQAATSLNDQNGPLAIDLCGYLIEELRDPTNYADFCADVAEADVFIGSLIFIEDLAQKVVDAVAPHRDRLKAAVVFPSMPEVMRLNKLGTFSMAQLGQSKSAIAGFMKKRKEAGGAGFQDAMLKLLNTLPTVLKYLPVEKAQDARSFMLSFQYWLGGTPDNLRNFLLMLADKYVFPRTADDRPELQVADPVVFPDLGIWHPLAPSMFEDLKEYLNWNASRKDLSEKARKGPVIGLVLQRSHIVTGDEAHYVAVIQEMEYRGATVIPVFCGGLDFTKPVNAFFYDPINPDVPLVDGVVSLTGFALVGGPARQDHPKAIEVLKKLNRPYMVALPLVFQTTQEWEESDLGLHPVQVALQIAIPELDGAIEPIVLSGRDDATGKAHTLQDRVDAIAERAIRWASLRIKPRAEKKLAITVFSFPPDKGNVGTAAYLDVFGSIYRVLEEMRAKGYQVKDLPATPKALMEAVLQDPEALEGAPELAIAHRMSVEEYERLTPYSERLEENWGKPPGTLNTDGTNLLIFGRHFGNVFVGVQPTFGYEGDPMRLLYSRSASPHHGFAAYYTYLEKVWGADAVLHFGTHGSLEFMPGKQMGMSETCYPDSLIGALPNLYYYAANNPSEATIAKRRGYAETISYLTPPAENAGLYKGLKELGELVGSYQQLREGSRGVQIVNAVVETARQCNLDKDVELPEVDASELNLDTRDSVIGAVYRQLMEIESRLLPCGLHTIGKPPTAEEAIATLVNIAALEREEDGIRSLPALLAESKGRTITDVYAGNDDGVLADVELNRVITETSRAAVGAMVQAVTGSDGRVTLRRNFAWFFNLLEQFGFKLPSPWLSACRNAGFPDVDQAELDKLFGYLQFCLEQVCADLEMQSLLRALDGEYVLPGPGGDPIRNPGVLPSGKNLHALDPQAIPTKAAIAAAKGVVDKLIERQKQEQGTWPETIACVLWGTDNIKTYGESLAQILWFIGVKPVPDSLGRVNKLELISLEELGRPRIDVVVNCSGVFRDLFINQMALIDQGVKMAAEADEPLEMNFVRKHSQEQAAAEGISLRDAATRVFSNASGSYSSNVNLAVENSTWEEENELQEMYLSRKTFAFNADNPGEMNQKREVFESVMKTADVTFQNLDSAEISLTDVSHYFDSDPTKLIQGLRDDGKAPASYIADTTTANAQVRSLSETIRLDSRTKLLNPKWYEGMLNSGYEGVREVAKRLNFTLGWSATSGAVDNFVYEEANETFINDPEMRKRLMELNPHSFRRIVGTLLEVNGRGYWETSDENIQQLQEIYQEIEDRIEGVAN; the protein is encoded by the coding sequence ATGTTCACGCAGGTCCGCTCCGCCTCCCGCCGCGTCAGCCCCGGTGAGGTGAACGGCCGGGCCGTGATGAAGGCCGTGTATGTGGTGCTGGAGCCCCAGTATCAAAACGCCCTCACCCAGGCGGCCACCTCGCTCAACGATCAGAACGGCCCACTGGCGATCGATCTGTGCGGCTACCTGATCGAAGAGCTGCGCGACCCCACCAACTACGCCGACTTCTGCGCCGATGTGGCCGAAGCCGATGTGTTCATTGGCTCGCTGATCTTCATCGAGGATCTGGCCCAGAAGGTGGTGGATGCCGTGGCACCCCACCGCGACCGCCTCAAGGCAGCGGTGGTGTTCCCCTCCATGCCGGAGGTGATGCGCCTCAACAAGCTCGGCACCTTCTCGATGGCCCAGCTGGGCCAGAGCAAGAGCGCCATTGCCGGCTTCATGAAGAAGCGCAAGGAGGCCGGCGGCGCCGGTTTCCAAGACGCGATGTTGAAGCTGCTCAACACCCTGCCCACGGTGTTGAAGTATCTGCCGGTTGAGAAGGCCCAAGACGCCCGCTCCTTCATGCTCAGCTTCCAGTACTGGCTGGGCGGTACGCCAGACAACCTGCGCAACTTCCTGTTGATGCTGGCGGATAAGTACGTATTCCCCCGCACGGCTGACGACCGCCCCGAGCTGCAGGTGGCCGACCCCGTGGTGTTCCCCGACCTCGGGATCTGGCACCCCTTGGCCCCCTCGATGTTCGAGGACCTCAAGGAGTACCTCAACTGGAACGCCAGCCGTAAAGACCTCTCTGAGAAGGCACGCAAGGGCCCGGTGATCGGCCTGGTGCTGCAGCGCAGCCACATCGTCACCGGTGACGAAGCCCACTATGTGGCGGTGATCCAGGAGATGGAGTACCGCGGCGCCACCGTGATCCCGGTGTTCTGCGGCGGCCTCGACTTCACCAAACCGGTGAACGCCTTCTTCTACGACCCGATCAATCCCGATGTGCCGTTGGTGGACGGCGTGGTGTCGCTCACTGGTTTTGCCCTGGTGGGCGGCCCGGCCCGCCAGGACCACCCCAAAGCGATTGAGGTGCTGAAGAAGCTCAATCGCCCCTACATGGTGGCGCTGCCGCTGGTGTTCCAAACCACCCAGGAGTGGGAGGAGAGCGATCTGGGTCTGCACCCGGTGCAGGTGGCCCTGCAGATCGCCATCCCCGAACTCGACGGTGCGATCGAGCCGATCGTGCTGAGCGGCCGCGACGACGCCACTGGCAAGGCCCACACCCTGCAAGACCGGGTGGACGCCATCGCCGAGCGGGCCATCCGCTGGGCCTCGCTGCGGATCAAGCCCCGCGCCGAGAAGAAACTGGCGATCACGGTGTTCAGCTTCCCGCCTGACAAAGGGAACGTCGGCACCGCCGCCTACCTCGACGTGTTCGGCTCGATCTACCGCGTGCTCGAGGAGATGCGGGCCAAGGGCTACCAGGTGAAGGATCTGCCCGCTACACCCAAGGCACTGATGGAGGCAGTGCTCCAGGACCCTGAAGCCCTGGAAGGTGCCCCCGAATTGGCGATCGCCCACCGCATGAGCGTGGAGGAATACGAGCGCCTCACCCCGTATTCCGAGCGTCTCGAAGAGAACTGGGGCAAGCCCCCCGGCACCCTCAACACCGATGGCACCAACCTGCTGATCTTCGGCCGCCACTTCGGCAACGTGTTCGTTGGCGTGCAGCCCACCTTCGGCTACGAAGGCGATCCGATGCGGCTGCTCTACTCCCGTAGCGCCAGCCCGCACCACGGTTTTGCCGCCTACTACACCTATCTGGAGAAGGTGTGGGGCGCCGATGCGGTGCTGCACTTCGGAACCCACGGCTCGCTGGAGTTCATGCCCGGCAAGCAGATGGGCATGAGCGAAACCTGCTACCCCGATTCGCTGATCGGGGCGCTGCCGAACCTCTACTACTACGCCGCTAATAACCCTTCGGAAGCCACCATCGCCAAGCGCCGGGGCTACGCCGAAACGATCTCTTACCTCACCCCGCCGGCCGAGAACGCCGGCCTCTACAAGGGCCTCAAGGAGCTGGGCGAACTGGTGGGCTCCTACCAGCAACTGCGCGAAGGCTCCCGCGGCGTGCAGATCGTGAATGCGGTGGTGGAAACAGCCCGCCAGTGCAACCTCGATAAAGACGTTGAGTTGCCTGAGGTGGATGCCTCCGAGCTCAATCTCGACACCAGGGATTCGGTGATCGGCGCGGTGTATCGCCAGCTGATGGAGATCGAAAGCCGGCTGCTGCCCTGCGGCCTGCACACCATCGGCAAGCCCCCCACCGCCGAAGAGGCAATCGCCACCTTGGTGAACATCGCCGCTCTGGAGCGCGAGGAAGACGGCATCCGCTCCTTACCCGCCCTGCTGGCTGAGAGCAAAGGCCGCACCATCACCGACGTGTATGCCGGTAATGACGACGGTGTGCTCGCCGATGTGGAGCTCAACCGCGTGATCACGGAGACATCCCGCGCCGCCGTGGGCGCGATGGTGCAGGCCGTGACCGGCAGCGACGGGCGTGTGACCCTGCGCCGCAACTTCGCCTGGTTCTTCAACCTGCTGGAACAGTTCGGCTTCAAACTGCCCAGCCCCTGGCTGAGCGCCTGTCGCAATGCCGGCTTCCCGGATGTGGATCAGGCCGAGCTCGACAAGCTCTTCGGTTATCTGCAGTTCTGCCTCGAGCAGGTGTGCGCTGATCTGGAGATGCAGAGCCTGCTGCGGGCCCTCGATGGCGAATACGTGCTGCCTGGCCCTGGCGGCGACCCGATCCGTAACCCCGGCGTGCTGCCCAGCGGCAAAAACCTGCACGCCCTTGATCCCCAGGCCATCCCCACCAAGGCCGCCATCGCCGCCGCCAAGGGTGTGGTGGACAAGCTGATCGAGCGCCAGAAGCAGGAACAAGGCACCTGGCCTGAAACCATCGCCTGCGTGCTCTGGGGCACCGACAACATCAAGACCTACGGCGAATCCCTCGCGCAGATCCTCTGGTTTATCGGCGTGAAGCCAGTGCCCGACTCCCTCGGCCGGGTGAACAAGCTCGAGCTGATCTCCCTCGAAGAGCTGGGGCGACCCCGGATCGACGTGGTGGTGAACTGCAGCGGCGTGTTCCGCGACCTGTTCATCAACCAAATGGCCCTGATCGATCAAGGCGTGAAGATGGCCGCCGAGGCTGATGAGCCCCTGGAGATGAACTTCGTGCGCAAGCACTCCCAGGAGCAGGCCGCTGCGGAAGGCATTTCCCTGCGTGATGCCGCCACCCGCGTGTTCTCCAACGCCAGCGGCAGCTACAGCTCCAACGTGAACCTGGCAGTGGAGAACAGCACCTGGGAAGAGGAGAACGAACTGCAGGAGATGTATCTCTCCCGCAAAACCTTCGCCTTCAACGCCGACAACCCCGGTGAGATGAACCAGAAGCGCGAGGTGTTCGAGTCGGTGATGAAGACCGCCGATGTGACCTTCCAGAATCTGGATTCCGCGGAGATCTCCCTCACCGATGTGAGCCACTACTTCGATAGCGATCCCACCAAGCTGATCCAGGGCCTGCGCGATGACGGCAAGGCGCCGGCGAGCTACATCGCCGACACCACCACCGCCAACGCCCAGGTGCGCTCGCTAAGCGAAACCATTCGCCTCGACTCCCGCACCAAGCTGCTCAATCCCAAGTGGTACGAGGGCATGCTCAACTCGGGCTATGAGGGTGTGCGCGAGGTGGCCAAGCGCCTCAACTTCACCCTGGGCTGGAGCGCCACCAGCGGCGCCGTTGATAACTTCGTGTACGAAGAAGCCAACGAAACCTTCATCAACGACCCGGAGATGCGCAAGCGGCTGATGGAGCTGAACCCCCACAGCTTCCGCCGCATTGTGGGCACGCTGCTCGAGGTGAACGGCCGCGGTTACTGGGAAACCTCCGATGAGAACATCCAACAGCTGCAGGAGATCTACCAGGAGATCGAAGACCGCATCGAAGGCGTAGCCAACTAA
- a CDS encoding HlyD family secretion protein has translation MATPEPQTVLREGVHALRTRWNGLQLKLPQQRWRRWAGAGLLGLIVVTAGSVVFRKRSIEAYVTADVVTITSPVEGVVTGQAVTAGQQFKAGETVLVIQANRDDAANLEISTQKLKQTQIELQATSAELKRYHQINQSRLKAEVASAERSLKDLQAQQSRYASQADRYRALVKNGAMDADTLVGAEAMASSLVQRVGNQRQQLSNLKLELKSAQATAPDRTAVFGGSARRMEIMEVELLRLISRRKELEVQEAQLKKEVDQAQKRSRFVYQPRFPGLLLTERVSVGDEVNDGTTLLTAVNCDKLRVEALFEASKLKDVHLGQMVNIDWPNSQRSSQGRVVSLRGEQGVNGLETSGVAKFRPAHTDRTRAMISLQPNDLREQNCRLGERVRVDL, from the coding sequence ATGGCGACGCCTGAACCTCAGACCGTTCTGCGCGAAGGGGTTCATGCACTACGGACCCGCTGGAACGGGCTGCAGCTGAAGCTCCCCCAACAGCGCTGGAGGCGTTGGGCCGGTGCTGGCTTGCTGGGCCTGATCGTGGTGACCGCCGGTTCAGTGGTGTTCAGAAAGCGATCGATTGAGGCCTACGTCACTGCTGATGTGGTGACGATCACCAGTCCAGTGGAAGGTGTGGTCACAGGCCAAGCGGTCACGGCAGGCCAACAATTCAAGGCCGGTGAAACCGTGCTGGTGATCCAAGCCAATCGGGACGATGCAGCAAACCTGGAAATCAGCACGCAGAAGCTGAAGCAAACCCAGATTGAACTGCAGGCCACCAGTGCGGAGCTCAAGCGGTACCACCAGATCAATCAGTCGCGGTTGAAGGCGGAAGTGGCCAGTGCTGAGCGAAGCCTGAAAGATCTGCAAGCACAACAAAGCCGTTATGCAAGCCAGGCCGATCGCTACCGGGCACTGGTGAAGAACGGTGCCATGGATGCCGACACGCTGGTGGGTGCTGAAGCGATGGCCAGCAGCCTGGTGCAGAGGGTGGGCAATCAACGCCAGCAACTGAGCAACCTCAAGCTGGAGCTCAAGTCGGCGCAAGCCACGGCGCCGGATCGCACGGCCGTATTCGGCGGCTCCGCACGGCGGATGGAAATCATGGAAGTCGAGCTACTCCGATTGATCAGTCGCCGTAAGGAGCTCGAGGTGCAAGAAGCCCAACTCAAGAAGGAGGTTGATCAAGCCCAGAAGCGTTCACGCTTCGTGTATCAGCCACGGTTCCCAGGCTTGCTGCTCACAGAACGCGTCAGCGTGGGAGATGAGGTGAACGACGGCACAACACTGCTCACAGCTGTGAATTGCGACAAGCTCAGAGTGGAAGCACTGTTTGAAGCGAGCAAGCTCAAGGATGTGCATCTTGGCCAGATGGTGAACATCGATTGGCCCAATAGCCAACGCAGCAGCCAAGGAAGGGTCGTGAGCCTTCGCGGTGAGCAAGGGGTGAACGGTCTCGAGACCAGCGGTGTCGCCAAATTCCGCCCTGCTCACACGGATCGGACCCGCGCGATGATTTCACTCCAACCCAACGACCTACGCGAACAGAACTGCCGCCTCGGCGAGCGCGTCCGGGTGGATCTCTAA
- a CDS encoding glycosyltransferase, with protein MGLEIALLALALPAALGLLLPAGNGRRLLLVAVILIFTGRYVGWRIEEFPFDTFFTSGAGWWMAAVLVVELLAILEYLQFLVTISWLTDRRGEADRAEARLRDRYAREGEQAIPSVDVLIPTYNEGPEVVGKTILAALQLDYPRFQVYVLDDGQRPWLKQFCEEVGAIHITRTDRSGAKAGNINHALTIIQGDLNLLIDADFIPYKNCLWRLAGFFDDPKIATVQTPQNFYNPDAIQHNLNISGSWGCEQAFFFEIIMPGRDAVGAAFCCGSCCMHRNGALRAVGGFPTTSITEDILLTVSFVKRGWKTVYLREATTMGLAAETMQSFFVQRKRWGRGNIQVGYLIAQEQGLSLWNKILFFPFYWMIQHGSRIFFQLIPLVFFLWGVGPLPASEGQEILDYQLPFILAVTTSMFLLMRPFYLPLFTEAMSLFSAFALLPELLQSLVRPYSKGFSVTPKGNAASTDIGVSLFRQTLLPSSVLLVMNVVVLLRIILDLSEASTSVGTELALYGTIWCAINIALLVMCILMSLERPQPRQEHRIHVHRPARLITASDQTIEGVLEDLSMSGARFKAEPSCNGSNNQPQAVALELADGVRLPVERAWPNDAGDLVMHFASLDLNRQKQLIGYAFSGEFHSAEQPQRVHLGRTFKQLLQTVLG; from the coding sequence ATGGGTCTCGAGATCGCCCTGTTGGCGCTGGCGTTGCCGGCAGCCCTGGGCTTGTTATTACCAGCAGGCAATGGACGCCGACTGCTGCTGGTGGCTGTGATTCTGATCTTCACAGGCCGCTATGTTGGCTGGCGAATTGAAGAGTTTCCGTTCGATACCTTCTTCACCTCAGGGGCAGGTTGGTGGATGGCAGCTGTGCTGGTGGTGGAACTGCTGGCCATCCTGGAATACCTGCAATTTCTGGTCACGATCAGTTGGCTCACCGACCGGCGCGGTGAAGCTGATCGCGCAGAAGCACGATTGCGTGATCGCTATGCACGGGAAGGTGAGCAAGCCATCCCCAGCGTGGATGTTCTCATTCCCACGTACAACGAAGGGCCCGAGGTTGTAGGGAAAACGATCCTCGCGGCTTTGCAGCTGGATTACCCACGATTCCAGGTGTATGTGCTCGATGATGGACAGCGACCATGGCTCAAGCAGTTCTGCGAGGAGGTGGGTGCCATCCACATCACCCGAACTGATCGCAGCGGGGCCAAGGCCGGCAACATCAACCACGCTCTAACCATCATCCAAGGTGATCTGAATCTGCTGATCGATGCGGATTTCATACCCTACAAAAACTGCCTATGGCGGCTGGCAGGTTTTTTTGACGACCCAAAGATTGCCACTGTTCAGACACCTCAGAATTTCTACAACCCCGATGCCATCCAGCACAACCTCAACATCAGTGGAAGCTGGGGATGTGAGCAAGCCTTTTTCTTCGAGATCATCATGCCGGGCCGCGATGCCGTGGGAGCAGCCTTCTGCTGCGGTAGTTGCTGCATGCATCGCAATGGTGCTCTCAGGGCAGTGGGCGGATTTCCCACCACATCGATCACTGAAGACATCCTGCTGACCGTTTCCTTTGTGAAGCGAGGCTGGAAGACCGTCTACCTGCGAGAAGCCACCACCATGGGGCTAGCCGCGGAGACGATGCAGTCGTTCTTTGTGCAACGCAAGCGCTGGGGCCGCGGCAACATCCAGGTGGGCTATCTGATCGCTCAGGAACAAGGCCTAAGCCTGTGGAACAAAATTCTCTTCTTCCCCTTTTACTGGATGATCCAGCATGGATCACGCATCTTCTTTCAGCTGATTCCCCTGGTGTTCTTCCTCTGGGGCGTTGGCCCCTTGCCAGCCAGCGAAGGTCAGGAGATTCTCGACTATCAACTTCCCTTCATCCTGGCCGTCACAACAAGCATGTTTCTGTTGATGCGCCCCTTCTACCTACCCCTCTTTACAGAGGCGATGAGCTTGTTCAGCGCCTTTGCATTGCTTCCAGAACTGCTCCAATCGCTGGTGAGACCCTACAGCAAGGGTTTTAGTGTTACACCCAAGGGAAATGCAGCATCCACGGATATCGGGGTCAGCCTGTTTCGACAGACACTGCTACCAAGCAGTGTTCTTCTGGTGATGAATGTGGTGGTGCTGCTCAGAATCATCCTCGATCTCAGCGAAGCATCCACGTCAGTAGGCACAGAACTGGCTCTCTACGGAACGATCTGGTGTGCCATCAACATTGCGCTGCTCGTGATGTGCATTCTGATGTCATTGGAGCGTCCACAACCCAGGCAGGAGCATCGCATCCATGTTCACCGTCCGGCACGCCTGATCACGGCCAGCGATCAAACGATTGAGGGGGTGTTGGAAGATCTCTCCATGAGCGGTGCACGCTTCAAGGCAGAGCCAAGCTGCAACGGCAGCAACAACCAGCCACAGGCCGTAGCTCTGGAGTTAGCCGATGGAGTCAGGCTACCTGTGGAGAGAGCCTGGCCCAACGATGCAGGCGATCTGGTGATGCATTTCGCGTCCCTAGATCTCAACCGACAGAAACAACTGATTGGCTATGCCTTCAGCGGCGAATTCCACTCGGCGGAACAACCCCAAAGAGTGCATCTGGGCCGTACCTTTAAACAGCTCCTGCAAACGGTGCTTGGGTGA
- a CDS encoding CHASE domain-containing protein, translated as MASRLRLGMLPWLVLLMGVGLTGTWCHQQRSYTQLEHERIERDLAQEISQAVTTRLQTNIAVLDSVIGLFDASSEVTRPEFHEFYMALSRRGDTLKGIQGVGYAAVVPNGNVKAFEQQVRASGQPEFSVKPPGQRALTTAILYLEPNDWRNQRAIGFDMYSQITRRQAMELAANTGEPSLSGPVRLLQENSIRPQVGALIYQAIYSQPEQAFSSSKDRLNRLRGWAYSPLRMEDLINGALSTINNPALKGTGVLVYDSNRSKPENLLFDNLMLVGTKQLTHPTWLDVTIANRTWVIGIQLDHRNLSPGGWSHALLLQALLGISLSGLASVITKQLIRNHQAVRQALISEQQASKERALAGAVFDSSPLAIVVTDPEGIIIQVNPAFSQLTGYSDLEARGNKTNLLRSGRHDQTFYEQMWNAILNRGYWNGEIWNRHRNGQIIRHELSITAVLDSKQQVGNFVGLLRDVTERYEQEEKMRFMATHDQLTGLANRTLLIEELNRSLALAKRHDHGVGLLFLDLNNFKPVNDRYGHSTGDALLKAVGQRLLNVVRQSDTLCRQGGDEFVLLIPDAPALEQLVALARKLTLVLQQPFQDHPELPGSIVVSASVGVARWPDHASDADNLIEAADTAMYAAKQRGGDGPIAIAAPLAKPEA; from the coding sequence ATGGCGTCGCGCCTGCGGCTGGGGATGTTGCCTTGGCTGGTGCTGCTAATGGGAGTCGGGCTCACCGGCACTTGGTGCCATCAGCAGCGCAGCTACACGCAGCTGGAGCATGAACGGATCGAGCGCGATCTGGCTCAGGAGATCAGCCAAGCGGTCACCACACGGCTGCAAACCAACATCGCGGTGCTCGACTCGGTGATTGGCCTATTCGATGCGTCCTCGGAGGTGACCCGGCCAGAGTTCCACGAGTTCTACATGGCCCTGAGTCGCCGGGGCGACACGCTCAAAGGCATTCAGGGGGTGGGCTATGCGGCGGTGGTGCCCAACGGGAACGTCAAGGCTTTTGAGCAGCAGGTGCGGGCCTCAGGCCAGCCCGAGTTCAGCGTGAAACCACCCGGGCAGCGTGCCCTCACCACAGCCATCCTTTACCTGGAGCCCAACGACTGGCGCAATCAACGCGCCATCGGCTTCGACATGTATTCCCAGATCACCCGGCGCCAAGCGATGGAACTGGCGGCGAACACAGGTGAGCCGTCCTTGAGCGGTCCGGTGCGGCTGCTCCAGGAAAACTCCATCCGCCCGCAGGTGGGGGCGCTGATTTATCAGGCTATCTACAGCCAACCCGAGCAAGCCTTCAGCTCCAGCAAAGACCGGCTCAACCGATTGCGGGGCTGGGCCTATTCACCCCTGCGCATGGAGGATCTGATCAATGGAGCCCTTTCCACGATCAACAATCCAGCACTGAAGGGTACGGGTGTGTTGGTGTACGACAGCAACCGCTCCAAGCCCGAGAACTTGCTGTTTGACAACCTGATGCTGGTGGGAACCAAGCAGCTCACCCACCCAACCTGGTTGGACGTGACGATCGCCAACCGCACATGGGTGATCGGCATCCAACTCGATCACCGCAATCTGAGCCCCGGTGGTTGGAGCCACGCCCTGTTACTGCAAGCCTTGCTGGGGATCAGCCTGAGCGGCTTGGCCTCTGTGATTACCAAGCAGCTGATTCGCAATCACCAGGCGGTGAGGCAGGCGCTGATCAGTGAGCAGCAAGCCTCCAAGGAAAGGGCTCTGGCTGGTGCTGTGTTTGATAGCAGCCCCCTGGCCATCGTGGTCACCGATCCTGAGGGGATCATCATTCAGGTGAACCCGGCATTCAGCCAACTCACGGGCTATTCCGATCTTGAGGCTCGGGGGAATAAAACCAATCTGCTGCGCTCTGGCCGCCACGACCAGACTTTTTACGAGCAGATGTGGAACGCCATTTTAAATCGTGGCTACTGGAATGGAGAAATCTGGAATCGCCATCGCAATGGCCAGATCATTCGGCATGAACTCTCGATCACAGCCGTCTTGGATTCCAAGCAACAAGTGGGGAATTTTGTTGGCCTCTTGCGCGACGTGACGGAGCGCTACGAGCAGGAAGAAAAGATGCGGTTTATGGCCACTCACGATCAACTCACGGGCCTCGCCAACCGCACGCTCTTGATTGAGGAGCTCAATCGCAGCCTGGCCCTCGCCAAGCGCCATGACCATGGGGTTGGTTTGCTCTTTCTGGATCTGAACAATTTCAAACCGGTCAATGATCGCTACGGCCACAGCACCGGCGATGCGCTGCTCAAAGCCGTGGGACAACGGCTGCTCAACGTTGTGCGCCAAAGCGACACCCTCTGCCGCCAGGGCGGTGATGAATTCGTGTTGCTGATCCCCGATGCCCCAGCGCTCGAACAGTTGGTGGCCCTGGCTCGCAAGCTGACCCTGGTGCTGCAGCAACCTTTTCAGGATCACCCCGAGTTGCCCGGCAGCATCGTGGTGAGCGCCAGCGTGGGAGTCGCCCGGTGGCCCGACCATGCCAGCGACGCCGACAACCTGATTGAAGCGGCCGACACCGCGATGTACGCGGCAAAGCAACGAGGCGGCGACGGCCCCATTGCCATCGCAGCGCCGCTCGCCAAGCCTGAGGCCTGA
- the folP gene encoding dihydropteroate synthase, producing the protein MSLAWGQRTHVMGVINVTPDSFSDGGLFDRPEQALAQAKRLVAQGVEILDLGAQSTRPGAEDVGAAAELERLLPALRLIRAAIDCSELRCPARSDEQLGTVPLISVDTYRAAVAEAALEAGADWINDVSGGRRDPEILPLVAQAGCPYVLMHSRGDSQSMDGLTDYGAAGLVPTVLAELRHASDRALAAGVRREQLIWDPGLGFAKTTEQNLALLRGLPVLRAEGIPLLVGPSRKRFIGAVLDEPRPKARLWGTAAVVAQCVSAGVDVVRVHDGGPIVQVARMADALWR; encoded by the coding sequence ATGAGTCTGGCCTGGGGGCAGCGCACCCACGTGATGGGGGTGATCAACGTCACCCCCGATTCCTTCAGCGATGGCGGCCTGTTCGATCGGCCGGAGCAGGCCCTGGCTCAGGCCAAGCGCCTCGTGGCGCAAGGGGTTGAGATTCTCGACCTTGGCGCCCAGAGCACCCGTCCCGGCGCGGAAGACGTGGGCGCCGCCGCAGAGCTCGAACGCCTGCTTCCGGCGCTGCGCTTGATTCGTGCCGCGATCGATTGCAGCGAGCTGCGTTGCCCAGCGCGCTCGGATGAACAGCTCGGCACCGTGCCGTTGATCTCCGTGGATACCTATCGCGCGGCCGTGGCCGAAGCCGCCCTAGAGGCCGGTGCCGATTGGATCAACGACGTGAGTGGCGGGCGGCGCGATCCCGAGATCCTGCCGCTGGTGGCTCAGGCCGGCTGCCCCTATGTGCTGATGCACTCGCGCGGCGATAGCCAGAGCATGGATGGCCTCACCGATTACGGCGCTGCTGGTTTGGTGCCCACTGTTCTGGCGGAGCTGCGCCACGCGAGCGATCGAGCCCTTGCGGCCGGGGTGCGCCGCGAGCAGCTGATCTGGGATCCGGGCCTGGGCTTCGCCAAAACCACCGAGCAAAATCTTGCGCTCCTGCGCGGGCTGCCTGTACTGCGGGCTGAGGGGATTCCGCTGCTGGTGGGCCCCTCCCGCAAACGCTTCATCGGTGCGGTGCTGGATGAACCCAGGCCGAAGGCGCGGTTGTGGGGAACGGCGGCGGTGGTGGCGCAGTGCGTGTCGGCCGGCGTGGATGTGGTGCGCGTGCACGACGGCGGCCCGATCGTGCAGGTGGCGCGCATGGCGGATGCGCTCTGGCGCTGA